The Hymenobacter sp. DG01 sequence GGCGTCGCCGCGCATGCGGAGCTTGTCGGAGGCGGTTTTCGCCTCCGGCAAGAGAATCCACAGAATAATATAGAGCGGGAAGGCAAAGCCCCCGGCAAACAGCCCCACGATGAACAGAATCCGGATCAGGACCACATCTACCCGGAAGTAGGCGGCCAAGCCCGAGGATACACCCCCGATTTTACCGGTGTCGGTGTCGCGGTAGAGCTTCTTGAACACCGGGTCGTCCTCGGTAGGAGTGCCGTCGTAGCGCGTAGGGAGCACGGCCCACAGGATGGCGTAGGTAAGCAGGGATACCACGGGCAGCTTTTCGCTGAAGTTGTCCAGCGGGGTGTCGTCCAGCAGGATGGGTAGTACAATCAGCAGAACCAGGAAGCCCAGCCGCACCCAGAGCGGGTTAACGGCGAAGTAGTGACCCAATCCGGCGGCTACCCCCGCAATTTTGCGGTTGGCCATGTCGCGGTAGAGGCGCTTGGAGCCATCCTCAGCGGCATTGGGGGTAGCGGCGGAAGCCGTGCTGCCGCTGCCGGCAGAGTAACCACTGCCCGTGCGCGCCCCGGTGTAGGTGCCCTGAGCCGAGCCCGTGGCCACCGCTTCGGCCAGAATCTCTTCGTCGTCCTCGGCCTCATCGGCCGTCTGGAAGTCGCGCACCCGGCCCATTTTGGCCGTCATGGCTTCCACGTCTTCCAGCGTAATGACTTGCTTGAGGCCCGAGAGACGAGCGGCGAACAGCTCGGCAATACGGCTTTCGATATCGGCGACGATTTCTTCGTGGCCGCGGTAGCCGCTGAAGTGGGCCTTCACTTCCGCCAGGTAGCGGCCGAGCACGTCGTAGCCATCTTCCTCAATGTGGAAGATCATGCCCTGAAGGTTGATGCTGATGTTCTTTTTCATCTCAGTGCTGCAACAATTCAAGAATAACTGGAAAGGTGAGGGGCGGCTCTTAGAGCAGCGGTTCCGCAGGGAGGCTGCCAGCGGCGTGAGGCTTCTGGCGGATAATGCGGATGGAATCCTGGACTTCTTCCCAGGTCAGGCGCAGCTGGTGCAGAAACTCCAGGCCGGCGGCGGTGAGGGTGTAGTACTTGCGGGGAGGGCCACTGGTCGATTCTTTCCAGGTGTAGTCCAGCAGGCCCGCGTTCTTGAGGCGCGTCAGCAGCGGGTAGAGCGTCCCTTCCACCACAATCATGCGGGCTGAGGTGAGCTCTTCGAGCATATCCGAGGCATAAACCTCTCCGCGGGCAATGATTTCCAGAATGCAGAACTCCAGGATGCCCTTCCGCATCTGCACTTGGGTGTTCTCGACTTTCATGGGCTGAGGCAGATATCGGTGAAGAATGAGTCAAAGATAACTAAAGGTACTATGTAACACAAGGTACTAGTGAAAATAATTTTTGGTTGCGTTTCCGGGCGAATATTTCAGCGTGAGCCTGCGGTACAGCGGCCCAAGCTGCCGTGGCTTGCAAGGAAGAAGAGGGGTAGGGGTGGACAGCCTGGAGCAGCTTTGGGACGGTAGGCGGGGGTAGGGCCAGCTTTTGAGAGGGAGCAGAAAAGCGCAAGCCAAGAAAGCAGCGGCGCTTTTTAGCGGCTGAAAGTCAGGGTTAACCGAGAAGTCCAAATAGGCGCGCACTATTAATGAGTATCTTGCGTTGCAGCCGCGTCAACTTTTCATCTGTTCCTATCTGGTTTACTTTTCTATGCCGCACTTTTTCCGCTGTACTACCTTATTAGCGGCCTTTGGCCTGAGCATAGGGGCCCTGGCCCCGGCGCTGGCACAGACCAAGACGCCCAAATACAGCAATGAATTTCTGAACATAGGGGTGGGCGGCCGAGCCCTGGGCATGGGCAAAGTGCAAGTGAGCCTGGCCGATGATGCCACGGCCGGCTACTGGAATCCGGCCGGTCTGGTCAGTCAGAAAACCAAGTACGATGCCGTGCTCATGCACTCCGAGCTGTTCTCAGGCATCGTTAAAAACGACTACGCCGCCTTCTCCATGCCCCTCGACGATAAGAGCGCCATTGGGGCCAGCTTTATCCGGCTGGGGGTTGATGACATTGCCGATACCCGGGCCCTGGTGAACGAGTACGGCTACATTAACTACGACAATATTCGTTACTTCTCCGTGGCCGATTACGCCGTGCTGCTGTCTTACTCCCGCAAAATTGGGTCGGTAGAGGGGCTGCAGGTGGGCGCCAATGCCAAGGTGGTGTACCGCAACATCGGCGACTTCGCCAATGCCCTCGGGTTTGGCATTGATGCCGGCGCCCAGTACCAGCGCAACAACTGGCGTCTGGCCCTGATGGCCCGCGACATTACCACCACCTACAACGCTTGGTCCATCAACTCCAAGCAGTACGAGGGCTACGCCGTAGATACGGACTCTATTCCGAAGAACAGCACCGAAATCACGCTGCCCACCTTCGTGTTCGGACTCGGGCGCACCCTGAAGCTGCCCGGCGAGTTTACTGCCACTGCCGCCGTGGATCTGGAACTGACCACCGACGGGCAGCGCAACACGCTGGTATCGTCGAAGGCCGTCAGCATTGACCCGCGCGTGGGTCTGGAAGTAGGGTACAAGCAGTTGGTGTACCTGCGCGGTGGCGTAGGCAACATTCAGCAGGTGCAGTCCTTCACAGGGCAGGAAGAGTGGAAGGTGCAGCCCAGCCTGGGCGTAGGGTTGGCCCTGAGCGGCCTGCGCCTAGACATGGCCCTCTCGCGGCTGGCCGTGGAGAAGCTGGGGCAACAGTCGCAGCCTACCTCCATCATCGTGTCGCTGGGCTACGGCTTCAAGTAGGCCGGCGTCCCGCGCCGCCGGCCTACCCTGGCGGCGTTAGTCAACTACCCGGAAATTATTAAGTAGATTTTGTATGAAACAGGCTTACCAGAAACAGGGGTGGCTGTTGTTACTGCTCCTGCTGGTGCTCCGAATTCCGGCCGTGCTGGCTCAATCCGGGCCGTACGGCAACGAATGGATTGTGCCCGGCCAGCAGTATTATAAAGTGAAAGTGGCCCGCGACGGTCTTTACCGCCTCGATTACCAGTACCTGCAGCAGGCCGGCATCAGTGGTGTGAGCCCCCAGCAGCTGCAGCTCTGGCGGCGGGGTAAGCAGGTAGCCATTCACGTAGGCGGCAACCAGTCGGCGCTTGACGCCAGCACATTTATCGAGTTTTTCGGGCAGAGGAATGACGGCACTCTGGACCGGGGCATGTTCGTGAATGCCGACGATAACCCCCAGCCTTCCTACAGCCTCTTTACCGATACCGCCGCGTATTTTCTCACCTGGTCAACGGCCACGCAGGGCCGGCGCATGACGCAGACGAACCTGGCCGCAACCGGAGCTCCGCACACCCGGCGGCTGCGTCAGCCTTTGCGCGTCTATACCGATTCCTACAACGTCATCAACGACGAAACCAACTCCTACCAGCCCTGGTCAGAGCGGGGGGAACATTTCCTGAGCGGTGATTTCGGCAGCAATACCTTTACAATAACCCTTGACTCGGTGTGGGCTTTTGCCAGCAACGGTCCGGCTCCCCGGGTAGTGGTGCAGGTAGTGGGTAAAACGGTTGGAGCCCACCGGTCGCAGATAAGTGTGGTGGGCGCGGGCGGCACGGTCCGCACATTGGGCACGCTCGAATACTCCAACTTCGACTACGCCCGCGGAACCTACACCCTGCTACCCTCCGACAGGTCGGCTGACGGACGCGTGAGTTTGCAGGTAACGCAGTTGCTGGGCACCAGCAGCAACACCCGGGTTGGTGACCGGGCCCGGGTAGCCTTCGCCCAACTTACCTACGGGCAATCAGTCCGCTGGCCCCAGCGCCAAAGTCAGCTGTTTTTCAGCAACGACTCCACCCTAAGCGGCCCCGCCTATTACCTCCTCGACTCCATTCCGGCTACGGTGCGGGGCTACGATATTACCAACCCTTATGCCGTGCAGCGCGTGGAAGGCCAGACGGCCGGTGCCAGCCAACGCGGCTTTGTGTTTGCGGATGCTACCGCTCGTACCCGGCGGCTGCTGTTGGCCGATGCCAGCCGCGCCCTGGTGCCGGTGCCTGCCAAGCGAGTGTATTTCCGGTCTATTTCGCCGGCCGCGCACAATTTCATCATCGTAACCAGTCGGGTGCTTATGCATGCGGCTGGTAGCACTGCTAATCCAGTACGGGCCTATGCCAACTACCGGGCTAGTACCGGCTGGGATACATTGGTGGTAACCTCCGAGCAGCTCTACGACCAGTTTCATTACGGGGAGCAATCGGCGTTGGCCGTGCGACAATTTGCCCAGTGGATGCTGGCAAATAGTTCCCGGCCCAAGTCGTTGCTGCTGCTGGGCAAGGGAATTGGGGTAAGCGAGTTCTGTGGCGTTTCCTTCCGCAAAGACCCTGAGAATTACCGGGACTGTTTGGGCAACACGGGCAGCTCGGCAGTAGTGCGCAATCTGGTGCCAGCCAGCACGCGCGGCATCTCCGACATCTTTTTCACCGCCGATTGGCAGAACGGCCAGTACTGGCCGCGCATGAGTACCGGGCGGGTACCAGCCCAGACGCCTCAGCAGGTGCTGAATTATTTAAACAAGCTGAAGGAGCACGAGGCGCTGGGATACGAGCCCTGGCGGCGCAACGTGCTGCACATGGTGGGCAGCCAGAGCCCGCTTGATGCTACTATATTCGGAGGATACCTCGATAAGTACACCTCCTACGTACAGCGGCCTCCATTCGCCGGTACTGTGGTAAAGACCTATCGCCGTGCCGACTACCCAAACAACATTCCGGGCACTACTCCGCTGAACCTGGCTCAGGATTTTAACGCCGGTCTGTCGTTTATTTCCTACTTCGGTCATGGCGGCCCCAACGTGTTGGCCTGGCCTATTGCGGATATCAGAAACCCTGCCTTTGGGTTTGCCAACCAAGGCAAATATCCGGTGTGGTACATAAGCGGCTGCTCGGCCGGTAATGCCTTTACTTCTTACGGCTCTTTTGGAGAAAACTATGTGCTGGCCGAAGCCAAGGGCGTAATTGGCTTCCTGAGCGAATCGGATCTTGGCTTTCCGGAACCGTTGGATGAGCTGCACACCGAGATTGTAAAGTTGCTTTTCTCTGATCCGGTGTGGTACGGCAAGCCCGTGGCAGAAGTGCAGCAGGAGGCGAACCGTCGGTTGCAGAGTAATACCGCGCCTTCCAGCATCAGCTCCCTGATGAACACCATCTGGCAGGGCGACCCGGCCCTGCGCCTGTTCTCGCCCCTTAAGCCCGACTTCCAGACGGCCAGCAGCCAGGTGCAGTTTTCGCCCGCCGTAATTCCCATCACGGCGCCCAGCTTCAACCTTAAAGTGACCGTCAACAACCCCGGCCGCAGCTTGGCCGGCAGCCCCCTGGATATTCGGGTGACGCGCAGCTACAACAACGGCCGGCCCAACGAGGTACTCCTGTTCGAGAACCTGCGGCAGGCTCGCCACGATACTACCTACACCCTGACTATCACGAACCCCGGCACGGGCAGCATTGCGGGCCTCAACACCTTCCTGGTAGAGGTGGACCCGGCTAACAAGATTGACGAGCTAGATGAAACGAACAACCAGGCTACCGTTACCTATACCTTCCTGACCGGGGGCGTCACGGCCCTGAGTCCGCCGGAGTTCGGCATTGTAGGCAGCACGGCCGTGCGCCTGGTAGGCCAGGACAATGCCCTTGCCCTCACGAGCCGGGAGTATGATATGGAGCTGGATACGGTGCAGACCTTTAACAGCGCCCAGCTTAAGAAAACCACCGTGGCCGCAGTAATGGTCCCCGAATGGAACCTGACCCTGCCAACCTTTGCCGGGCGCGACAGTGTGGTATGGTACTGGCGCCTGCGTCTGCGTGCTCCCCAAGGCGACGAAAGCCCCGAGTGGGCCGTTAGCTCGTTCCGGGTTATCAGCGGCCGGAACGGGGGCTGGTCGCAGAGCCACCCCGGCCAGTTCCGCCGCGACGAGCGCACCGGCATTGAAGTAGCCGTGCCCGGCGGGCAATGGAGCTTCGCGGCCGGTACCCAGGAAGCAACCGTTACCTCTACCCGCATTGGTCCGGCCCAGGAGTGGCAGTCTTTGCACCACACCATCCGGACCAGCCCCACCGGCAACTACACGCTGCGTCTGCTGGGTATTGACTCCCTGGGCACCGTGAAAGAGCTGATGGCTAATGTGGGCAGCCGCCTGCAGTCGTTGGCGGGCATATCGGCCAAAGAGTACCCCTATCTGCAGCTGCAGGCCGTACTGCGCGAAACTGGCTCGGGCCCAGCGCCCCAGCTGGAGCAGTGGTTGGTAACCTACCAGGGCGTACCCGAAGGGGTAGTGCGCCGCGACGTGGTGCTGGCCTCCAACCCCACATCCTACGATGCGGCTACCCTGGCCCGCCAGGCCCGCACCGGTACGCTCACCATTCCGGTTACCTTCCAGAACGTGGCCGATTTCGATTTCACCGACCCGCTGGTGGCTCACATTCTGGTGCGCGACAACGCCAACCGAGTGGTGCAGAAAAACGTGGTATTCCGGGGTAGTCCGCTGCTGGCTCATTCCCAGCGCACCTACGAGGTAAAGCTGAACATTGTGGGCCTGAACGGCACGCTCAGCGGTCAGATTACGATGAACCCGCGCCGCCAGCCGGAGCAGTTCTACTTCAATAATGAGTTGGCCCTTCCCTCCTTCGAGGTAGAAAACCGCGACACGGCTCCGGTACTCGACGTGGCCTTTGACGGTCGCCACTTGCTCAACGGCGACATCGTTTCGGCTCAGCCCATCGTCAGCATTCAGCTCCGCGACGCGGATCGGCTGCGACCCATGAAGGACCGCTCGGCCTTCATCGTGACCCTGACCCAGCCCAACGCTACGTCTTCCATCCCGGTGGACTTGAACGCCGCCGGCATCACCTTCGTGGCCGACTCAGCTCAGGGCACGGCGCGCCTGGAGTACCAGCCGGGTAAGGCCAAGCCGCTGGCTGATGGGGTGTACACCCTGGAAGTACAGGGCCGCGACGGCTCCGGTAATCTGGCTGGCTCCGAGCCCTACCGTATTACCTTCGAGGTTATCAGCAATTCCTCTATCACCAACGTTTTTCCGTACCCCAACCCGGTTATCAGCAAAACGAAGTTTGTGTTCACGCTTACAGGTAGCACGGTGCCGCGCAACATGAAAATCCAGATTGTGAGCCTGACCGGGCGGGTAGTCAAGGAAATCATGATGGCGGACCTCGGGCCCCTGCGCATTGGCAACAACATCTCGGAGTATGCCTGGGATGGCACCGATGACTACGGCGACCGGCTGGCCAACGGTACCTACCTCTACCGGGTAGTACTGGACGACCCGAGCAGCAAATTCGAGCACCGCGCCACCAGCGCCGACAAAGCCTTCAAGAAGGGCTGGGGCAAGCTGGTACTGCTGCGCTAGTGGTGAAATAGTGAGTTTTCTAGGCTAGAAAATCCAGTCGCTCGACTTCTCTTTTCGGTATTATATGCTAAAAGGCCCCGACAGAAAATCTGTCGGGGCCTTTTGTTCGATGGTGGCAGCTAGCTTCAAAAAAAGCAAACAAGTATACCGCTACACTATCTCGCCACTAGCGCCGGCGCCGGAGCGTAACGAAGCTGAAGGGGTAGGCGTGCTTTTCGTCGGGTTCGTGCCGCTCCCGGGATTCCTCGCGCCATTCGGCCGGGTTCAGCTCCGGGAAAGTTACGTCGCCCTCGAAGGCGTGGTGCACTTCCGTCAGATACACCACATCAGCGGCGGGCAGGGCCTGGCGGTAGATTTCGCCACCCCCAATCACGAATACTTCCTCCTTATAGGTACGGGCCAGTTCCAGGGCCTGGGGCACAGCATACGCCGTTTCGCAACCCTCGGCCTGCCAATCCAGCTGGCGGGTTACCACGATGTTGGTCCGGTTGGGCAAGGGCCGCCCGATGCTCTCAAACGTACGCCGTCCCATGATAATGGGGTGGCCTTGAGTGAGCTGTTTGAAGTGCTTCAAGTCGAGGGGCAGGTGCCAGAGCAGCCGGTTCTCGCCACCGATTATGCCGTTCTCGGCCACGGCTACCACAAGTGAGGTCATAGAAAAAGAGCTGGTTGTGGGTGATATTAAATAAGCCGCCGGACCGGGGCTACGTCAGATCAGCTGGCCAAAGAAGCCGCGTTGAAGCCGCGCAGGAACTCGACTACCGGCATGCGCTTTTTGCCTTCCAGCTGCACATCCTGCAGATCCAGCAGGCCGTTGGCGGTTTGTACGCGCAGGTAGGTGCGTCCATCGGTAAACCAACGGCCGGGAGTGCTGGTATCAGGGCCGCTGGCTTCCTCGTCGTCGAGGGGTAGGGCCTTGAATACTTTCAGCGTGCGCCCATCGGGGAGTTGGGTGAAGGCCGTGGGGATGGGCGAGAGGCCCCGCACCAGGTTCGCCAGGGCCGGCGCCGACTGCTGGAAATTGAGGCGGCCGGTTTCCTTTTGCAGCTTGGGGGCCGGGCGTAGCTCGGGCAGTTCTTGTTGGGGGGTGCTGGGGGCCGTGCCGGCGGCAATGGCCTGCACGGAGCGCAAAGCCAGTTGGGCGCCGGCCACTTTCAGCTTTTCGTACAGAGAGCCGAAGTCATCTTCCGGCGCAATGTCCACAGCATCCTGGTAAATCAGGTTGCCGGTGTCAATTTCATGGCGCAGGAAAAAGCTGGTGACGCCTGTGCGCGTATCACCATGAATAAGAGCCCAGTTGATGGGCGCCGCGCCCCGGTACTGAGGCAGCAAAGAAGCATGGATGTTGATGGAGCCTAGCCGCGGCATGTTCCAGACAGCCTCAGGCAGCATCCGGAAGGCCACCACCACCTGCAGATCAGCGGCATAGCTGCGCAGCTCCTCCTGAAACTCCGGGGCCTTCAGGTTGGTGGGCTGCAGCACCGGCACCTGGTGGCGCTCGGCGGCCTGCTTCACCGCGGAAGCCTGCAGCTGCCGGCCCCGGCCCGCAGGCTTGTCGGGGGCGGTTATCACGGCTACTACCTGGCAACCATCCCAGCCAAGCAGGGCTTCGAGAGTAGGCACCGCAAATTCCGGGGTGCCCATGAAAATGATACGCAGCATGGTTGGTCAATGAGTAAGGGAGGGAATGAGTAAGTGAGTGAAGCAAGGAAGCGGCCTAAAACTACTTCGCTCATTCACTCAGTTACTTATTCACTTGAAATCGGGATAGAGTAGGTACTTCTTGCGCAGGGTCTTGTACTGGCTCAGTGCCGGCTCCCAGGACTGCCGGATTTCTTGCTCCGACTTGCCGGCTATGATCTGCTGCCGGAGGGCAGCGGTGCCCGCCAGCCGCTCGAAGCCTTTGTTGAAGAAGTTGGCCTTGTCGGTGCTTTGATGGTAGAAGTCCAGCAGGTACTTCAGCGAGAAGCCCACGTCGTTGCCGGTCTGGCGCAAATCGAGGCCGTAGCAGAGCTTGCCGTTCTGGGGTGGGGAGGTGGAGCCAGGGTTGGGGGTAGGCGTGAAGCTGAACGGACGGGTTTTGGGCTGGGTGGGGGCCCCGATTACCTCGAAGGGCATGGCCGTGCCCCGGCCCACGCTCACGTCGGTGCCCTCAAACATACAGAGGCTGGCGTACAGCGCCACCGAGTGGGTAGTGGGCAAGTTGGGAGAGGGGCGCACCGGCAGCTCGTAGCGCGTGTTGTGGGTGTAGCCCTGCATCGGAATCACCGTCAGGTGGCACTGCCGCTTGCCTTCCAGCCACTTTTCGCCGTTTATCATCTGGGCCAGCTCGCCTACCGTCAGGCCGTGCACTACCGGAATGGGGTGCATGCCCACAAAAGTTTTGAACTGCGGCTCCAGCACCGGGCCATCCACGTACCAGCCGTTCGGATTGGGCCGGTCCAGAATAATCACCTCTTTGTTTTGCTCCGCGGCCGCCTCCATTACGTAGTGCATGGTGCTGATAAACGTATAGAAGCGCGTGCCCACATCCTGAATGTCGAAAACCAACACATCCACATTGCGCAGCATCTCCGGAGTAGGCTTTTTGGTCGCCCCGTACAAGCTCAGGGCCGGCAGGCCGCTGCGGGCGTCTTTGCCATCTTTGATAGTGGCCCCGTCGGCGGCCTCGCCCCGGAAGCCGTGCTCCGGCCCGAAAATCACCCGCACGTTCACGCCCCGCGCCAGCAGCGTATCTACCAGAAACGCCCGGCCTACCTTCGCCGACTGGTTTACTACCACACCTACCCGCTTTCCTTTTAGTAAGGGCACGTACCGCTCGAACTGCTCGGCGCCCACGCGCAGGGGCTCGGCGGCCGGCAATATTACCTGGGGCGGCGAGGCCACCGTTCGGCGCAGAGGTGCGGCAGCCGTATCGGGCGCCACGGCGGGGGTAGTAGCCGTAGCGGTTTGGGGTGGCCGGGTGCAGTCGGAAAGCAGCAGGGAAAGGCTAAGCAGGCCGGTGGGAAGTAGGGAAGGCATGGGCGGGGCGCAGGAATGGAAAACTGCCGGGATTCGTCTAGCTTTACGCCAGTGAACGTCTCGCAGTATATATCGAGTAAGATTGATGGGGCCGATGCAGGTTCGTTTACCTCGTCGGTGACAAAGATAGCCATCATCAGCATTGCCATGGGACTGGCCGTGATGGTGGTGTCGTTTGCTATTCTGGAGGGTTTCCGCAACGAAATCCAGAACAAGATCTTCTCGTTCGGCTCCCACCTGCAAATCAGCAAGTACGATACCAACAACTCTCTGGAGGTGGAGCCCATCAGCGGGCCGCGCTTGGTAAAGGAGCTCCAGCACAATCCGCAGGTAGCTTCCATCCAGCCTTTTGCCCGCAAAACGGCCATTATCAAAACCAAGGAAGAAGTGCTGGGCGTGGTGCTGAAAGGCATTGATGAGAAAAGCGGCCGCTCGCCGATGCGCCAGAATATGGTGGCCGGCAACTTCCTCACGTTCTCCGACACGGCCGCCAGCAACGACGTGCTGCTCTCGCGCAAAGTAGCCGACAAGCTCCGCCTCAAGCCCGGCGACAAGGCCCTGTTCTACTTTATTCAGAACCCACCCCGGGTGCGCCAATTTACGGTGCGCGGCATTTACCAGACCGGCCTCGATGAGTTCGACGAAGCCTACGTTATCGGCGACATTCAGCAGGTGCGCGACCTGACCAGCTGGCCCGATTCGCTGGTAGGTGGTCTGGAAATCACCCTGAAGGACTTCAACCGCCTCGACCCCGTAGCTGATAACCTCTACGAGAACCTGCGTTACGACCTCAAGCTGGACAAGATTACCGACCAGTATGCCCAGCTTTTTGACTGGCTAAAGCTGCTGAACCGCAACGTGGTCATCTTCCTGGTGCTCATCATCTTTGTGGCCACCTTTAACATGGTGGCGACCATTTTCATCATGATTCTGGAGCGCACCAATATGATTGGGGTGCTGAAGGCCATTGGGGCAACGGATAACCAGATCCGGAGCATGTTCTTTTTCCGGGGCCTTAGCCTGACGGTGCGGGGCATGGTGTACGGCAACCTGATCGGGCTGGGCTTCTGCGCCATTCAGTACTTCTTCCATCCTATTCCGCTGGACCCCGAGAATTACTACATGGACCGCGTGCCGATTCACTGGGACCCCTTCATGATTGTGGTGCTGAATGCGGCCACCTTCCTGACCTCCCTGCTGGCCGTCCTGATTCCGACCTACCTTATTTCACGCATCAAGCCGGTGGTGGCCATCAAGTTCGATTAAGTAAGGGTGCAGCCCGCAGAGGGCGCCGAGTTTAGCGCAGAAGGCGCAGAGTCTGTTGAACGACTCTGCGCCTTCTGCGCTAAACTCGGCGCCCTCTGCGGGCTAATTATCAAGTAACCTTACGCCAACCATCGGCTCTGCAGTATCAGATTAGGATCGGGGCACAAGGCGGCCCACTTCTCGCGCTCCTCCAGCAGCCCTACCCCCGGAAAATCGCCGGAACGGCCTTCCAGATCGGCAATAACCTGGAAGTGTAGGTGGGGCGGCCAGTCGCCGTTTTCAGGGGCGGGGCCTACCTCTGTGAAGGTTTCGCCCTTTTCGATGCGCATGCCCGGGCGCAGCAGCAGGGTTTCGCGGCGGCTGAGGTGGCCGTAGAGGGTATAGAAAACGGTATCTTCCAGTTGATGCTGCAGAATAACGGTAGGGCCGTAGTCGCCGAAGTGGTCGTTGTCCTGCACGCTGTGCACCAGCGCGTCCAGCGGGGCCAGCACGGGTGTACCGGCGCGCAGCCATACATCCACGCCCAGGTGCAGGGAGCGCGCCGGCACGGCCGGGTCGCCGAACAAGCCGGGGCTGCGCCGGTAGATAACCCGGTTTTCGAGGTAGCCGCCTACCCCGATGTGAGCGTTTTGCGCTTCCAGTAGCTGGGCCACCAATTCCTCAAAAGCGGCTGTATCGCGCAGGTCAGCATTTTCGAGCAGGGGGTTGGCGGCTGTAAAATCGAGGCGGGCCACGTCGGGGGCGTTCAGGTCAACGGGCAGCACCGGGTTGAATTCGTGCTGATGAACTTCGAGCAGGGAAGCAAGCATGGAAAAAGGATAACAAAGCGAAAGTGTAGTCGGGGCAGTTGTAAGCCGCGCCCGCGGGCCTTATAGTGCTCAAGGCCTTGGGTAATTTCTGCGCTACGGCCCAAGCCACGGCCTGGCTCCACCAGCGCAATATTTTGTACGTAAGCTCAACGCGGCGCAAGCTACGGCGTACGCCACATTATCCTGTATTTTTGCCCCTCTTTCCCTGAATCTTCAGGTTTCTACCTCCCCCGAAGTCCCTTAGTAATGAGCAGTGCCTACCTTACCCTGAACGTCGTTGAGCTAACCCAGGAAACGCCCGACGCCGTCACCATTCACTTCGAGCATCCGGAGCGCCAGGCCGTGGCCTGCCAGCCCGGCCAGTTCCTGACGTTGATTTTACCCTGCGGCCCCGGCGGCAAGAAAGAGCGCCGGGCGTACTCGCTCAGCAGCACCCCCGCCGAGGCCCCGCGTCTGGCCGTGACGGTGAAACGCGTATCGGGCGGGCTGGTCAGCAACTACCTGCTTGATACCGTGCGGGTAGGGCAGCAGGTGGAGGTGATGGCCCCGCTCGGCAAC is a genomic window containing:
- a CDS encoding exo-beta-N-acetylmuramidase NamZ domain-containing protein, which codes for MPSLLPTGLLSLSLLLSDCTRPPQTATATTPAVAPDTAAAPLRRTVASPPQVILPAAEPLRVGAEQFERYVPLLKGKRVGVVVNQSAKVGRAFLVDTLLARGVNVRVIFGPEHGFRGEAADGATIKDGKDARSGLPALSLYGATKKPTPEMLRNVDVLVFDIQDVGTRFYTFISTMHYVMEAAAEQNKEVIILDRPNPNGWYVDGPVLEPQFKTFVGMHPIPVVHGLTVGELAQMINGEKWLEGKRQCHLTVIPMQGYTHNTRYELPVRPSPNLPTTHSVALYASLCMFEGTDVSVGRGTAMPFEVIGAPTQPKTRPFSFTPTPNPGSTSPPQNGKLCYGLDLRQTGNDVGFSLKYLLDFYHQSTDKANFFNKGFERLAGTAALRQQIIAGKSEQEIRQSWEPALSQYKTLRKKYLLYPDFK
- a CDS encoding FtsX-like permease family protein, with amino-acid sequence MNVSQYISSKIDGADAGSFTSSVTKIAIISIAMGLAVMVVSFAILEGFRNEIQNKIFSFGSHLQISKYDTNNSLEVEPISGPRLVKELQHNPQVASIQPFARKTAIIKTKEEVLGVVLKGIDEKSGRSPMRQNMVAGNFLTFSDTAASNDVLLSRKVADKLRLKPGDKALFYFIQNPPRVRQFTVRGIYQTGLDEFDEAYVIGDIQQVRDLTSWPDSLVGGLEITLKDFNRLDPVADNLYENLRYDLKLDKITDQYAQLFDWLKLLNRNVVIFLVLIIFVATFNMVATIFIMILERTNMIGVLKAIGATDNQIRSMFFFRGLSLTVRGMVYGNLIGLGFCAIQYFFHPIPLDPENYYMDRVPIHWDPFMIVVLNAATFLTSLLAVLIPTYLISRIKPVVAIKFD
- a CDS encoding peptidoglycan DD-metalloendopeptidase family protein; this encodes MLASLLEVHQHEFNPVLPVDLNAPDVARLDFTAANPLLENADLRDTAAFEELVAQLLEAQNAHIGVGGYLENRVIYRRSPGLFGDPAVPARSLHLGVDVWLRAGTPVLAPLDALVHSVQDNDHFGDYGPTVILQHQLEDTVFYTLYGHLSRRETLLLRPGMRIEKGETFTEVGPAPENGDWPPHLHFQVIADLEGRSGDFPGVGLLEEREKWAALCPDPNLILQSRWLA